The window GGCGCAGCATGGAATTGGCAGCGACCTCCAGGCTTTCGGCCTGGGCCAGGGGAGCGGCCAACATGGCCAATAACATCAGATTACGCATTTCGCGGCGCCTCCTGCACACGGGGGATGGACATGACATGGAAGATACCCGTCAACAGGATCTGCAAACGATCGAACCAGCGGTGGCTGCGGCCGCGCAAGCTGCCATTGAAGAACAGCACTTCAAGCAGGTGCAGGCCCAGCAAGGTGATGCCGGCGGCGTTGATCAGCAGGTTGAAGGGCAAGGGTTGTGGCATGAACTGATTGAACAGCACCACCCCCCAGAAAGCGACAGTCAGGACCTTGCCCAAGCCCAGGATGAACTTCATATCCCGCCCCCATGGATTGTTGTTATGTCGAGACGGCCCGTTCGAGCGGGCCGTGCGACCAACATTAACTGCAATGCCCGGACAGGCGCCAGCACCACTCAGTTGAGGTGCAGTTCCACCCGTCGGTTGCGGGCACGGCCCTCCTCGCTTTCGTTGTCGGTGAGCGGTTCACTCTCGCCGCGCCCCTGGCTGGTGACCTTGCCCGCCTCCAGCCCCTGGCCGATCAGGTAAACGGCCACGCTGCTGGCGCGGCGTTCGGAAAGTGCCTGGTTGTAGCTGTCGGAGCCGACGTTGTCGGTATGCCCGATCACGCTTACCTTGGCCACCGTCGGTGAATCGAGTTTTGCCACCAGGCCTTGCAGACGCTGCTGGGCCGCCGGGGTCAGCTCGGCGGAATCGAAGGCGAACATCACCGCGCCGTTGTCATCCAGGATGATCACCTCCGGCGAGGGTTCAGGTTCAGTGGCAGGCGGCGATGCGGGGTACACCCTCAACGGGCAACCCATGTGGTCGACCGCAGTGTTGGCGGGGGTATCGGGGCAACGATCACGGCGGTCGAAAATGCCGTCGCCATCTTCGTCGCCATCCTGGGCGTAACAGATCAGGCCCCCGGCGATGGCGCCAAGGGCACCGCCGCCAGCCGCCCAACTCGAACTTTCGATGGCGCCCAGGCCACCACCGACCAGGCCGCCGAGCAGGCTGCAGATGGGCCAGGTCCTCTGGTTGAGCGGCGCGCTGCCATCGCTGTGGGTGGCGCAGCCCGCTAGCAGGCTGGCAGCCACCAACAGCGGCAGCGCCGCCTTCGACGTCACACTCATGCTGAATGCTCCTGTGTCATTGGCCACGGACGGCTGACCGCCGTGAAGACGCGCCCGTGCCACTGCTCAAGGCACGGGCGCACGCCGGTCTACCGCTGGATCTTGATCTCGGTACGGCGGTTCATGGCACGCCCCTCGGCCGTGGCGTTGTCTGCCACCGGCTGGGTTTCACCAGCACCGACCACCGACACGAAGCTGCTGCGCGGCACACCGCTCTCGACCAGGTAATCGGTCACCGAGTGGGCACGGCGCTCGGACAGTTTCTGGTTGTAGCTGTCGGAGCCGACGCTATCGGTATGGCCGCTGACGCTCAGGCGGGCGGACGGCGCCTCCTGTTTCAGGCGCGTGGCAATGGTGTTGAGGCGCTCCTTGTCGCTGGCGGTCAGGCGCGCAGAGTCGAACTCGAAGTGCACATCGCGGATGACGATGACTTCTTCCTTCTGCACCACCACTTCCTCGACCACCGCGGCCGGCTCCGGTGGGCAGCCGTTGGCATCGACCTGCACACCGCGCGGGGTGCCTGGGCACTTGTCACGGCTGTCCGGCACACCGTCACCATCCTCGTCGCCATCGCCATGGGCCCAGCAATAGCCCGCCGCCAGGCCACCGCCCAGCAACGCGCCCCAACCAGCCCAGCTGGAGCTCTCGATGGCGCCCAGGGCAGCGCCGCTTACACCCCCGACGGCGGC of the Pseudomonas asiatica genome contains:
- a CDS encoding DUF1145 domain-containing protein gives rise to the protein MKFILGLGKVLTVAFWGVVLFNQFMPQPLPFNLLINAAGITLLGLHLLEVLFFNGSLRGRSHRWFDRLQILLTGIFHVMSIPRVQEAPRNA
- a CDS encoding OmpA family protein, producing the protein MSVTSKAALPLLVAASLLAGCATHSDGSAPLNQRTWPICSLLGGLVGGGLGAIESSSWAAGGGALGAIAGGLICYAQDGDEDGDGIFDRRDRCPDTPANTAVDHMGCPLRVYPASPPATEPEPSPEVIILDDNGAVMFAFDSAELTPAAQQRLQGLVAKLDSPTVAKVSVIGHTDNVGSDSYNQALSERRASSVAVYLIGQGLEAGKVTSQGRGESEPLTDNESEEGRARNRRVELHLN
- a CDS encoding OmpA family protein; translated protein: MSIVRTAIPLVLLTSVLTGCAGLQKTDWPKCAAVGGVSGAALGAIESSSWAGWGALLGGGLAAGYCWAHGDGDEDGDGVPDSRDKCPGTPRGVQVDANGCPPEPAAVVEEVVVQKEEVIVIRDVHFEFDSARLTASDKERLNTIATRLKQEAPSARLSVSGHTDSVGSDSYNQKLSERRAHSVTDYLVESGVPRSSFVSVVGAGETQPVADNATAEGRAMNRRTEIKIQR